In Fibrobacter sp. UWB2, the following are encoded in one genomic region:
- the rpoC gene encoding DNA-directed RNA polymerase subunit beta': MAEEMTEQFGDISIHLASPDLIRYWSYGEVTKPETINYRSFKPEKDGLFCEKIFGPVKNWECNCGKFKRIRYKGVICDRCGVEVTHSKVRRERMGHIELAIPLTHTWFVRNQPCVIGALLNLNTKDLDHIIYYEKYVVIDPGTTDLEPNSLIDEAQYQDLVAEGREFEAKMGASAIKQLLDRVDLTKLSEELRLQATSKSKTKQDDAVKRLKVVEAFKKSQMESFRSYYKNPDPARDASKAWLKGLAEAVAEFKVDYESKHSDFVLADAYEEFRHKYPNEARLLANQPSWMILDVLPVIPPDLRPLVPLEGGRFATSDLNELYRRVINRNNRLKKLIDIRAPNVILCNEKRMLQEAVDQLFDSGRRTARAGSARPLKSLAELLKGKQGRFRMNLLGKRVDYSGRSVIVVGPELRMHQCGLPKRMALELYKPFIIQRLEEEGIVYTLKSAKKYVDAERPEVWDILEQIIEDHPVMLNRAPTLHRLGIQAFYPKLIEGNAIRLHPLVCTAFNADFDGDQMACHLPLSFETQLECRVLMLSSNNILHPASGQPIAVPGQDIVLGLYYLTKPRPNRKGEGMHFYDPAEAVRAYENDVVDLNANVYLKLPAGRKIYMGALEKDCTCIREMADDNGNLEVQVKAGEKVKFLTLKEDNVIKTTVGRIIFNEFVPNALGYANETFGKKVIAKSIDDLYRRTGNRVTVDYLDDLKANGYKWATRAGSSVAIAEMVIPKEKQEMLDKAAEQVSKIRALYEDGVITDGERYNQTIDVWSKTTSDVAAKQWDLLSHDRDGFNPVYMMADSGARGSREQIKQLSGMRGLMQKPIKQLGGQEVIENPIKSCFREGLNVMEYFISSHGARKGLADTALKTADAGYLTRRLVDVGQDLVITEPDCGTTNGIEVSAFKDGDDTVIPLEERLLGRAPVDDIKHPVTGEVIVKAGELVTERDLPKISATGLEHIKMRSVLTCDSKTGVCAKCYGRMLASGRPVDLGEAVGVLAAQSIGEPGTQLTLRTFHIGGASSRLTVESDKKATVDGHIELEQVETVDHEGQKVVVSRMGELVIFDTTGINKGRYQIPYGAILHVENNATVKKGESMFEWDPYNSPIITNVSGTIAFSNLIENRTYRIERDEMTDVETWIVISDKQHGKNQLRPVIVINDDRGEKVGHFMLPDGAILAVHQGDRVTSGQVIAKLPRAAGKTRDITGGLPRVAELFEARVPKNKAFIAPVDGLVKYGNEVRNNQEVIIQQMDGNEVKVLVPRGIHLAVNDGDRVRAGQKISEGSVDPHDILDVLGPEDVQRHLVNEIQAVYRLQGVAIADKHIECIVRQMMRKVRITDPGESEFLPGEEISKIRLRTENERLRALGKAEAKYQPMLLGITKASLATDSFISAASFQETQKILTRASIEGCVDPLMGLKENVIMGRLIPCGTGARHLRNVQVIDADADEMEERSRLQNVQAESLDSGSGIQLLDNEIGSSDEEESDN, encoded by the coding sequence ATGGCTGAAGAAATGACTGAACAGTTTGGCGACATTTCTATTCATCTCGCCTCCCCGGACCTGATCCGTTACTGGTCCTATGGCGAAGTGACAAAGCCGGAAACGATTAACTACCGTTCCTTCAAGCCTGAAAAGGATGGTCTTTTCTGCGAAAAGATCTTTGGACCGGTTAAGAACTGGGAATGCAACTGCGGTAAGTTCAAGCGCATCCGCTACAAGGGCGTCATCTGCGACCGTTGCGGCGTTGAAGTGACTCACTCCAAGGTCCGTCGCGAACGCATGGGCCACATCGAACTTGCTATCCCTCTGACCCACACCTGGTTCGTCCGTAACCAGCCGTGCGTCATCGGTGCACTCCTCAACCTCAATACTAAGGACCTCGACCATATCATCTACTACGAAAAGTACGTGGTGATTGATCCGGGTACGACCGACCTCGAACCGAACTCCCTGATCGATGAAGCTCAGTATCAGGACCTCGTTGCCGAAGGCCGTGAATTTGAAGCCAAGATGGGCGCATCTGCTATCAAGCAGTTGCTCGACCGCGTCGACTTGACCAAGCTCTCCGAAGAACTCCGCTTGCAGGCTACTTCCAAGTCCAAGACAAAGCAGGACGACGCCGTGAAGCGCCTCAAGGTCGTCGAAGCCTTCAAGAAGTCCCAGATGGAAAGCTTCCGCAGCTACTACAAGAATCCGGATCCGGCCCGCGACGCAAGCAAGGCCTGGCTCAAGGGTCTTGCCGAAGCTGTTGCCGAATTCAAGGTAGACTACGAATCCAAGCACTCTGACTTTGTGCTTGCCGATGCCTACGAAGAATTCCGCCACAAGTATCCGAACGAAGCTCGCTTGCTCGCTAACCAGCCGTCCTGGATGATCCTCGACGTCCTTCCGGTTATCCCGCCTGATCTTCGTCCGCTCGTACCGCTCGAAGGTGGTCGCTTTGCTACTTCCGACTTGAACGAACTCTATCGCCGTGTCATCAACCGCAACAACCGCTTGAAAAAGTTGATTGACATCCGTGCCCCTAACGTGATTCTCTGCAACGAAAAGCGTATGCTCCAGGAAGCTGTCGACCAGTTGTTCGATAGCGGCCGCCGCACCGCTCGTGCTGGTTCTGCACGTCCGCTCAAGAGCCTCGCTGAACTCCTCAAGGGTAAGCAGGGCCGCTTCCGTATGAACTTGCTCGGTAAGCGTGTTGACTATTCCGGCCGTTCCGTGATTGTCGTGGGACCGGAACTTCGCATGCACCAGTGCGGTCTCCCGAAGCGCATGGCTCTTGAACTTTACAAGCCGTTCATCATCCAGCGCTTGGAAGAAGAAGGCATTGTCTACACGCTCAAGTCTGCTAAGAAGTACGTTGACGCAGAACGTCCTGAAGTTTGGGACATTCTCGAACAGATTATTGAAGACCACCCGGTCATGTTGAACCGCGCTCCGACGCTTCACCGCTTGGGTATCCAGGCCTTCTATCCGAAGCTCATCGAAGGTAACGCGATTCGCCTCCACCCGCTCGTCTGTACAGCATTCAACGCTGACTTCGACGGTGACCAGATGGCTTGCCATCTTCCGCTTAGCTTCGAAACTCAGCTCGAATGCCGCGTGTTGATGCTTTCTTCGAACAACATTCTTCACCCGGCTTCCGGTCAGCCGATCGCTGTGCCGGGCCAGGACATCGTGCTAGGGCTCTACTACCTGACCAAGCCGCGTCCGAACCGCAAGGGTGAAGGCATGCACTTCTACGACCCGGCCGAAGCCGTTCGCGCTTACGAAAACGACGTCGTGGATTTGAACGCCAATGTTTACTTGAAGCTCCCGGCTGGTCGCAAGATCTATATGGGCGCTCTCGAAAAGGACTGCACCTGCATCCGCGAAATGGCCGATGACAATGGCAATCTCGAAGTCCAGGTCAAGGCTGGCGAAAAGGTCAAGTTCCTTACGCTCAAGGAAGACAACGTCATCAAGACGACTGTCGGCCGTATCATCTTCAACGAATTTGTCCCGAACGCTCTCGGCTACGCCAACGAAACCTTCGGCAAGAAGGTGATTGCAAAGTCCATCGACGACCTCTATCGTCGCACCGGCAACCGCGTGACCGTCGACTACCTCGACGACCTCAAGGCCAACGGTTACAAGTGGGCAACTCGCGCTGGTTCCTCTGTGGCTATCGCCGAAATGGTGATCCCGAAGGAAAAGCAGGAAATGCTCGACAAGGCTGCCGAACAGGTTTCCAAGATTCGCGCCCTTTACGAAGACGGTGTCATTACTGACGGTGAACGTTATAACCAGACGATTGACGTGTGGTCCAAGACGACGTCCGACGTTGCTGCCAAGCAGTGGGATTTGCTCTCTCACGACCGTGACGGTTTCAACCCGGTCTACATGATGGCTGATTCCGGCGCTCGTGGTAGCCGCGAACAGATTAAGCAGCTGTCCGGTATGCGTGGTTTGATGCAGAAGCCGATCAAGCAGCTCGGTGGTCAGGAAGTTATTGAAAACCCGATTAAGTCCTGCTTCCGTGAAGGCTTGAACGTGATGGAATACTTCATTTCGTCTCACGGTGCTCGTAAGGGTCTTGCTGATACCGCTCTTAAGACGGCTGACGCTGGTTACCTTACTCGTCGTCTCGTCGACGTGGGCCAGGACCTCGTGATTACCGAACCGGACTGCGGTACGACGAACGGTATCGAAGTTTCCGCATTCAAGGACGGTGACGATACTGTCATTCCTCTTGAAGAACGTCTCCTCGGTCGCGCTCCGGTCGATGACATCAAGCACCCGGTTACGGGCGAAGTGATCGTCAAGGCTGGCGAACTCGTCACTGAACGTGACCTCCCGAAGATTTCCGCTACGGGTCTTGAACACATCAAGATGCGCTCCGTGCTCACTTGCGACTCCAAGACTGGTGTCTGCGCCAAGTGCTACGGCCGTATGCTTGCTTCCGGTCGTCCGGTTGACCTCGGCGAAGCTGTTGGCGTGCTTGCTGCACAGTCCATCGGTGAACCGGGTACGCAGCTTACCCTCCGTACGTTCCATATCGGTGGTGCTTCTTCCCGTTTGACGGTTGAAAGCGACAAGAAGGCTACAGTCGATGGCCACATCGAACTCGAACAGGTCGAAACTGTCGACCACGAAGGCCAGAAGGTTGTCGTCTCCCGTATGGGCGAACTCGTTATTTTCGATACGACCGGCATTAACAAGGGTCGTTACCAGATTCCGTATGGTGCAATCTTGCACGTCGAAAACAATGCTACCGTCAAGAAGGGCGAAAGCATGTTCGAATGGGATCCGTATAACAGCCCGATTATCACGAACGTTTCCGGTACGATCGCATTTAGCAATCTTATTGAAAACAGAACTTACCGTATTGAACGCGATGAAATGACCGACGTCGAAACGTGGATCGTCATTAGCGACAAGCAGCACGGTAAGAACCAATTGCGTCCGGTTATCGTCATCAATGACGACCGTGGCGAAAAGGTTGGCCACTTTATGTTGCCTGACGGCGCTATCCTCGCCGTGCATCAGGGTGACCGCGTTACTTCCGGTCAGGTTATCGCAAAGCTTCCGCGTGCAGCTGGTAAGACCCGCGATATTACTGGTGGTCTTCCGCGCGTCGCTGAACTCTTCGAAGCTCGCGTTCCGAAGAACAAGGCATTCATCGCACCGGTTGACGGTCTCGTCAAGTACGGTAACGAAGTGCGCAACAACCAAGAAGTTATTATTCAGCAGATGGATGGCAACGAAGTGAAAGTGCTGGTTCCGCGTGGTATCCATCTGGCGGTCAATGACGGTGACCGTGTCCGTGCTGGTCAGAAGATCAGCGAAGGCAGTGTGGACCCGCACGATATCCTCGACGTTCTCGGACCCGAGGATGTGCAGCGCCACTTGGTGAACGAAATTCAGGCGGTTTACCGCTTGCAAGGTGTGGCTATTGCAGATAAGCACATCGAATGTATCGTTCGTCAGATGATGCGCAAGGTCCGCATTACAGATCCGGGTGAATCCGAATTCTTGCCAGGCGAAGAAATTTCCAAGATCCGTCTCCGTACCGAAAACGAACGTCTGCGCGCTCTCGGTAAGGCCGAAGCTAAGTATCAACCGATGCTCCTTGGTATCACTAAGGCTTCCTTGGCAACGGACAGCTTCATCTCTGCAGCTTCCTTCCAGGAAACCCAAAAAATCCTTACTCGCGCCTCCATCGAAGGCTGCGTGGATCCGCTCATGGGTCTTAAGGAAAACGTGATTATGGGTCGACTTATTCCGTGCGGTACTGGTGCCCGTCACTTGAGGAACGTCCAAGTGATCGATGCCGATGCCGACGAAATGGAAGAACGCTCTCGTTTGCAGAATGTACAGGCTGAAAGTCTCGATTCTGGTTCCGGAATCCAGCTCTTGGATAACGAAATCGGCTCTTCTGACGAGGAAGAATCAGATAATTAA
- the rpoB gene encoding DNA-directed RNA polymerase subunit beta: MTTERKSYSSNKFHLELPYLIEVQKASYEQFLQKDIPQEKRMNVGLERVFRDIFPITDDKDLYSLKYEGYYFGIPKYSIPECRERGLTYSMELFATLSLQVFEKDGEESKLKEEIKNDVLVCELPIMTENGTFIINGAERVVVSQLHRSPGVSFDEEMQPNGRSDYKSRIIPHRGAWVEFNTEGDILYLIIDRKKKIAATAMLRCIGFETTQDILNLFYKKTDEIVLDDAAFNDFDKEGVCTLINRIIFNDVVDEETGEIILEANTVIDDKKLERLRESSVEKITVLSKEEDNLLIHYTLAADKTKSREDALKAVYSVTHQQQEEAPNLQTAERYFDELFLNDPHKYDLGEVGRYRLNAKVYTAAILAKVKEVAERFDRVNEFKMPSVTQMTMSKTDFLAIIEYMVGLFNGDEGYTLDDIDHLGNRRTRSVGELLAGQISVGLSRMSRVIRENLSLHSEEEQTTPRELVNTRMVSTVVQAFFGQSQLSQFMDQMNPLSELTHKRRLSALGPGGLTRERAGFEVRDVHYTHYGRLCPIETPEGPNIGLINSLASYAVVNHFGFIETPYRIVGLVEFKDAQGNKCYFPEEKWHFGIFKGFVHDPHLFVELELTQKEIDTVRLNLDNRQRELFEGFVNKVFQLKDADGNVSYSKNGFALDDFDGTPDYVQVGDVVEQIVSDYISYLTADEEDSFKVAPASTELDENNRFKGDMDGYVIVRDKSEYPHLMKQDSIAIGDTETERIDLMDVAPMQIVSVAAGLIPFLEHDDANRALMGSNMQRQAVPLLRAEAPVVGTGLERRAALDSGTVVRAKHDGKVTFVDARNITVQRGKMVNGVFEPLTGLGENYEFLGKDPIDEYKLRKFERSNQDSCINQKPIVNVGDFVKVGDVLADGVSTDHGELALGKNILIGFLPWNGYNYEDAVIISEELAIKDTFTSIHIEEYEMEVRDTKRGPEELTREIPNVGEDALRNLDENGVIRVGAEVGPDDILVGKVTPKGETELTPEERLLRAIFGEKAGDVRDSSLKAPPGMKGVVLETRIFSKKDKADKKSKEKDQETIEEIRQNFQSQIDRIKDACREHLFDLLAGKSAGKVMDNETHELLIREGQTYNEQNLRFIDVTKVSPLSTFVVDDDDLQDKVLSLVLVARDNLDTLTRTMEKEIDKVTKGDELKPGVLKSVKVYIAKKRCLSIGDKMAGRHGNKGVVSRIVPVEDMPFTEDGRPLQILLNPLGVPSRMNIGQVLEVHLGWAAKTLGFKVTTPVFDGAKFEDICKELEKAYQKNPIVNYEMDPDNNKIIGKAKLYDGKTGEALLNPVTIGYMYYLKLGHLVDDKIHARSIGSYALVTQQPLGGKSQFGGQRFGEMEVWAMEAYGAAYTLQELLTVKSDDVQGRSKVYDAIVKGQNTPKPGIPESFNVMIREVHSLGLDIETTGDK, translated from the coding sequence ATGACGACGGAGCGAAAGTCTTATTCCTCCAACAAGTTCCACCTGGAACTCCCGTACCTGATCGAAGTCCAGAAGGCTTCGTACGAGCAATTCCTTCAAAAGGACATTCCGCAAGAAAAAAGGATGAACGTCGGGCTTGAACGCGTGTTCCGCGATATCTTCCCGATCACCGATGACAAGGATCTGTATTCCTTGAAGTATGAAGGATATTATTTCGGCATCCCGAAATACAGCATCCCCGAATGCCGTGAGCGCGGTCTCACGTATTCCATGGAACTTTTTGCAACTCTCTCCCTCCAGGTGTTTGAAAAGGACGGAGAAGAAAGCAAGCTCAAGGAAGAAATCAAGAACGATGTCTTGGTTTGCGAACTTCCTATCATGACCGAGAACGGAACGTTTATCATTAACGGCGCCGAACGCGTCGTCGTTTCGCAGTTGCACCGTTCTCCTGGTGTGAGCTTTGACGAAGAAATGCAACCCAACGGCCGCTCCGACTACAAGAGCCGTATTATTCCGCATCGCGGCGCATGGGTTGAATTCAACACCGAAGGCGACATCCTTTACCTCATCATCGACCGCAAGAAGAAGATCGCCGCTACCGCCATGCTTCGCTGCATCGGCTTCGAAACGACTCAGGACATCCTGAACCTCTTCTACAAGAAGACCGACGAAATCGTTCTCGACGATGCCGCATTCAATGACTTTGACAAGGAAGGTGTCTGCACCCTCATCAACCGCATCATCTTCAATGATGTCGTTGACGAAGAAACGGGTGAAATCATCCTCGAAGCTAACACTGTCATCGACGACAAGAAGCTCGAACGCCTCCGCGAAAGCAGTGTCGAAAAGATCACCGTGCTTTCCAAGGAAGAAGACAACCTCCTCATCCACTACACGCTCGCTGCCGACAAGACGAAGTCCCGCGAAGACGCCCTCAAGGCTGTCTACTCCGTGACCCACCAGCAGCAGGAAGAAGCTCCGAACCTCCAGACCGCCGAACGCTACTTTGACGAACTCTTCCTCAACGACCCGCACAAGTACGATCTTGGCGAAGTCGGTCGTTACCGCTTGAACGCAAAGGTTTACACCGCTGCTATTCTTGCCAAGGTTAAGGAAGTTGCTGAACGCTTCGACCGCGTGAACGAATTCAAGATGCCGTCTGTGACCCAGATGACGATGAGCAAGACTGACTTCCTCGCTATCATCGAATACATGGTCGGCCTCTTCAACGGCGATGAAGGCTACACTCTTGACGATATCGACCACTTGGGCAACCGTCGTACACGTTCCGTGGGCGAACTCCTTGCCGGTCAGATTTCCGTCGGCCTCTCCCGTATGTCTCGCGTCATCCGCGAAAACCTTTCTCTCCATTCCGAAGAAGAACAGACGACTCCGCGCGAACTCGTGAATACTCGCATGGTCTCTACTGTCGTCCAGGCATTCTTTGGCCAGAGCCAGTTGTCCCAGTTCATGGACCAGATGAACCCGCTTTCTGAACTTACTCACAAGCGTCGTCTCTCCGCTCTTGGTCCTGGTGGTCTTACCCGTGAACGTGCAGGCTTCGAAGTCCGTGACGTTCACTACACGCACTATGGCCGTCTCTGCCCGATCGAAACTCCGGAAGGTCCGAACATCGGTCTTATCAACTCCCTCGCATCTTACGCCGTGGTGAACCACTTCGGCTTCATCGAAACCCCGTACCGTATTGTGGGTCTCGTTGAATTCAAGGACGCTCAGGGCAACAAGTGCTACTTCCCGGAAGAAAAGTGGCATTTCGGCATCTTCAAGGGTTTCGTTCATGACCCGCACCTCTTCGTGGAACTTGAACTCACCCAGAAGGAAATCGACACTGTCCGCTTGAACCTCGACAACCGCCAGCGCGAATTGTTCGAAGGCTTCGTGAACAAGGTGTTCCAGCTCAAGGATGCCGACGGTAACGTTTCTTACAGCAAGAACGGCTTTGCCCTCGACGATTTCGACGGCACTCCGGACTACGTGCAGGTGGGCGACGTCGTGGAACAGATCGTTTCCGACTACATCAGCTACCTCACTGCAGACGAAGAAGACTCCTTCAAGGTCGCTCCGGCTTCTACCGAACTTGACGAAAACAACCGCTTCAAGGGCGACATGGACGGCTACGTCATCGTCCGCGACAAGAGCGAATACCCGCACTTGATGAAGCAGGATTCCATCGCCATCGGCGACACCGAAACTGAACGTATCGACCTCATGGACGTGGCCCCGATGCAGATTGTGTCTGTGGCTGCTGGTCTTATCCCGTTCCTCGAACACGATGACGCTAACCGTGCATTGATGGGTTCTAACATGCAGCGCCAGGCTGTGCCTCTGCTCCGCGCCGAAGCTCCGGTCGTGGGTACTGGCCTCGAACGCCGTGCCGCTCTTGACTCGGGTACGGTTGTCCGTGCAAAGCACGATGGTAAGGTCACGTTCGTTGACGCTCGCAACATCACTGTGCAGCGCGGCAAGATGGTGAACGGCGTATTTGAACCGCTCACTGGCCTTGGCGAAAACTATGAATTCCTCGGCAAGGATCCGATTGACGAATACAAACTCCGCAAGTTTGAACGTTCTAACCAGGATTCCTGCATCAACCAGAAGCCGATTGTGAACGTTGGTGACTTTGTGAAGGTCGGTGACGTGTTGGCTGACGGTGTTTCTACTGACCACGGCGAACTCGCTCTCGGTAAGAACATCCTCATCGGCTTCCTCCCGTGGAATGGTTATAACTACGAAGACGCTGTCATTATCTCCGAAGAACTTGCCATCAAGGACACGTTCACTTCTATCCATATCGAAGAATACGAAATGGAAGTCCGCGACACCAAGCGCGGTCCGGAAGAATTGACTCGTGAAATTCCGAACGTCGGTGAAGACGCTCTCCGTAACCTCGACGAAAACGGCGTGATCCGCGTCGGTGCTGAAGTCGGTCCGGACGATATCCTCGTCGGTAAGGTTACCCCGAAGGGCGAAACCGAACTCACTCCGGAAGAACGTTTGCTCCGTGCCATCTTCGGCGAAAAGGCCGGCGATGTGCGTGACTCTTCCCTCAAGGCTCCTCCGGGAATGAAGGGCGTCGTGCTCGAAACCCGTATCTTCAGCAAGAAGGACAAGGCCGACAAGAAGAGCAAGGAAAAGGATCAGGAAACGATCGAAGAAATTCGTCAGAATTTCCAGAGCCAAATCGACCGCATCAAGGATGCATGCCGTGAACACTTGTTCGACCTCCTCGCAGGCAAGTCTGCTGGCAAGGTGATGGACAACGAAACTCACGAACTTTTGATCCGCGAAGGTCAGACTTATAACGAACAGAACCTCAGATTCATCGACGTGACGAAGGTCTCTCCGCTCTCCACATTCGTTGTGGATGACGATGACCTCCAGGACAAGGTGCTCTCTCTCGTTCTCGTCGCTCGCGACAACCTCGATACCCTTACCCGCACGATGGAAAAGGAAATCGACAAGGTCACGAAGGGTGACGAACTCAAGCCGGGCGTTCTCAAGAGCGTCAAGGTGTACATCGCAAAGAAGCGTTGCCTCTCTATCGGTGACAAGATGGCAGGTCGCCACGGTAACAAGGGTGTCGTCTCGAGAATCGTTCCGGTCGAAGACATGCCGTTCACTGAAGACGGTCGTCCGCTCCAGATTCTTCTGAACCCGCTGGGCGTGCCTTCTCGTATGAACATCGGTCAGGTGCTTGAAGTTCACTTGGGCTGGGCTGCAAAGACTCTCGGCTTCAAGGTGACGACTCCTGTGTTCGACGGTGCCAAGTTCGAAGATATCTGCAAGGAACTCGAAAAGGCTTACCAGAAGAACCCGATCGTGAACTACGAAATGGATCCGGATAACAACAAGATTATCGGTAAGGCCAAGCTTTACGACGGCAAGACCGGTGAAGCCCTCCTGAACCCGGTGACCATCGGTTACATGTACTACCTCAAGCTCGGTCACTTGGTCGACGACAAGATTCACGCACGTTCTATCGGTAGCTACGCTCTCGTGACGCAGCAGCCGCTTGGCGGTAAGAGCCAGTTCGGTGGTCAGCGCTTCGGTGAAATGGAAGTGTGGGCTATGGAAGCTTACGGCGCCGCTTATACGTTGCAGGAACTCCTCACCGTCAAGTCTGACGATGTGCAGGGCCGTTCCAAGGTCTATGACGCCATTGTCAAGGGTCAGAATACTCCGAAGCCGGGTATCCCTGAATCCTTCAATGTTATGATTCGCGAAGTTCATTCTTTGGGTCTTGATATCGAGACCACTGGAGACAAGTAA
- the rplL gene encoding 50S ribosomal protein L7/L12 yields MATDIKALGDQIVGLTLLEAKALADYLKETHGIEAAAGGAVVMAAAAAAPAEEKTEFDVILAEIDPAKKMAILKEVRAITGLGLAEAKKVVETANSVIKEAAPKADAEALKKKLEELGAKVTLK; encoded by the coding sequence ATGGCAACTGATATCAAGGCATTGGGCGATCAAATCGTTGGTCTTACCCTTCTCGAAGCCAAGGCTTTGGCTGACTACCTTAAAGAAACCCACGGCATCGAAGCCGCTGCCGGTGGCGCTGTAGTTATGGCTGCAGCTGCTGCAGCTCCTGCTGAAGAAAAGACCGAATTCGACGTCATCCTCGCCGAAATCGATCCGGCCAAGAAGATGGCTATCCTCAAGGAAGTTCGCGCTATCACGGGTCTCGGCCTCGCTGAAGCCAAGAAGGTCGTCGAAACTGCCAACAGCGTCATCAAGGAAGCTGCACCGAAGGCTGACGCCGAAGCTCTCAAGAAGAAACTCGAAGAACTCGGAGCAAAGGTTACCCTTAAGTAA
- the rplJ gene encoding 50S ribosomal protein L10 translates to MKAVVKKQQTVDALVESFKGATAVYLLNFQGITVDKDNALRKALAAKGVKYHAVKNTLLKRVLEALKVEGLNDSLTGATSVMVGFEEDPLLPAREIEAFHKANPDFLVAKSIYLDGKAMPGSEVVNLSKIPDRKGMIAMIVSIALGPGSTIAGQLKTLQEKLEKESGSEAAPAAAEA, encoded by the coding sequence ATGAAAGCTGTAGTTAAAAAACAACAGACCGTGGACGCGCTCGTCGAGTCCTTCAAGGGCGCTACCGCCGTCTATCTGCTCAATTTCCAGGGCATCACTGTCGATAAGGACAATGCCCTCCGCAAGGCCCTCGCTGCTAAGGGTGTCAAGTACCACGCTGTGAAGAACACTCTTCTCAAGCGCGTTCTCGAAGCACTCAAGGTTGAAGGTCTCAACGACTCCCTCACTGGCGCAACGTCTGTGATGGTCGGTTTCGAAGAAGACCCGCTCCTGCCGGCTCGCGAAATTGAAGCATTCCACAAAGCAAACCCTGATTTCTTGGTTGCCAAGAGCATTTACCTTGATGGCAAGGCAATGCCGGGCTCCGAAGTCGTGAACCTCTCCAAGATTCCGGATCGTAAGGGCATGATCGCAATGATCGTCTCTATCGCTCTCGGACCTGGCTCCACGATCGCCGGTCAGCTCAAGACCCTCCAGGAAAAACTGGAAAAAGAATCGGGTTCCGAAGCAGCCCCTGCTGCAGCGGAAGCTTAA
- the rplA gene encoding 50S ribosomal protein L1, with protein sequence MFRGKKYKKIAESFDRTKAYDLKEAIEILKKSELKFDQTVEVHFNLGVDPKHSDQVVRGTVVLPHGTGRQVRVLVFCKDNNLEVAKAAGADYAGGADLVQKIQEGWLDFDAVVATPDMMPVISKVARVLGPRGMMPSPKAGTVTVNVAQTVKELKAGKISYRVDKGANVHAPVGKLSFTADQLVENAKSVIDSVVKNKPQSSKGTYIKSLTLTATMAPGIKLDMALTR encoded by the coding sequence ATGTTCAGAGGAAAAAAATACAAAAAGATTGCTGAATCTTTCGATCGCACCAAGGCGTACGATTTGAAGGAAGCAATCGAAATACTCAAAAAGTCCGAATTGAAGTTCGACCAGACGGTCGAAGTACACTTCAATCTCGGTGTGGACCCAAAACATTCCGACCAAGTGGTTCGTGGCACTGTCGTGCTTCCGCATGGTACCGGTCGTCAGGTCCGCGTCTTGGTGTTCTGCAAGGACAACAACCTTGAAGTTGCCAAAGCCGCAGGTGCTGACTACGCTGGTGGTGCCGACTTGGTTCAGAAGATTCAGGAAGGCTGGCTGGACTTCGACGCCGTCGTTGCTACTCCCGACATGATGCCGGTGATTAGTAAGGTCGCACGTGTCCTCGGTCCTCGTGGTATGATGCCGAGCCCCAAGGCTGGTACGGTGACTGTTAACGTCGCTCAGACCGTCAAGGAACTCAAGGCCGGTAAGATTTCCTACCGCGTTGACAAGGGCGCTAACGTCCACGCTCCGGTTGGCAAGCTTTCCTTCACTGCCGATCAGCTCGTTGAAAACGCGAAGTCTGTTATCGACTCTGTTGTGAAGAACAAGCCTCAATCTTCTAAGGGCACTTACATCAAGAGCCTCACATTGACGGCTACGATGGCCCCGGGCATCAAACTTGATATGGCACTGACGCGCTAG
- the rplK gene encoding 50S ribosomal protein L11, translating into MAKKITGYIKLQIPGGAANPAPPVGPALGQKGVNIMEFCKQFNAKTQNDKGMIVPVVITVYADKSFTFITKVSPVPALIKKATGVQSGSGEPNRKKVGKITQAQITEIAQKKMPDLNTIDLEAAKRMVAGTARSMGIEVVD; encoded by the coding sequence GTGGCAAAGAAAATCACAGGTTATATTAAGCTCCAGATTCCCGGTGGCGCAGCTAACCCAGCTCCGCCGGTAGGTCCTGCCCTTGGTCAGAAGGGCGTGAACATCATGGAGTTCTGCAAACAGTTTAACGCTAAGACTCAGAATGACAAGGGCATGATTGTGCCGGTCGTCATCACGGTCTACGCTGACAAGAGCTTCACCTTCATCACGAAGGTCTCGCCGGTTCCGGCCCTCATCAAGAAGGCTACTGGCGTGCAGAGCGGCTCTGGTGAACCCAACCGTAAGAAAGTTGGCAAGATCACTCAAGCCCAGATCACGGAAATCGCCCAAAAGAAGATGCCGGATCTAAACACAATCGACCTCGAAGCCGCCAAGCGCATGGTTGCGGGCACTGCTCGTTCCATGGGTATTGAAGTGGTTGACTGA